From bacterium, the proteins below share one genomic window:
- the hypF gene encoding carbamoyltransferase HypF translates to MEMRAKITVKGIVQGVGFRPFIHRLAEEFGLRGWVKNTPAGVVMEVEGGRRNVREFYDEITLRKLPPAQIKEKKIVYQAPRGSRSFTIRESTSRQKKEVLISPDIAFCQECLKELKDSSDRRHQYPFINCTNCGPRFTIIKDLPYDRPLTTMKKFHMCPICQNEYEDISRRRYHAQPNACPQCGPEIGLIKSKKPGRKSIGSEYYLKGLEALEATIELLKKGKIVAIKGLGGFHLACDATNGFAVERLRQRKVRPYKPFAIMVPDIETAKKYCLVSQQEEELLSDWQKPVILLKKREDSKISDLVAPNNNCLGVMFPYTPLHYLLFRSVSSSPSALVMTSANLSDQPIEISNQEAINNLSHIADYFLLHNRDIYNRCDDSIVKVFSGDPVVIRRARGYVPSPVELDYKVESILACGAELKNTFCLTKENYAFISQYIGDLKDYKTLQYYEQMVGRFEKLFGISPKIIAHDFHPDYLSTQYALDITRGKPKIMRIPVQHHHAHIVSCLVENKVKGKVIGVAFDGIGYGPDGNIWGGEFLVADCRDFRRIGQLKYLPMPGGDRAVDEPWRMAVSLLVEAFGNRIPRIDFTDRWKKKIPIILGMIEKRVNSPLTSSMGRFFDGVSSILGICDANTYEGQAALELESVAQDLCSSSENLLTQKYRYEIKEEKGTFIVEPAWIVRGIVEDLQKRVPASVITYKFHNSIADIIKEVSLKIKERTGIGRVALSGGVFQNRLLLDLALRKLTEQGFICYYQKKVPPNDGGISLGQAIIANEIIKKQM, encoded by the coding sequence ATGGAAATGAGAGCAAAAATAACAGTTAAGGGCATTGTTCAAGGAGTCGGTTTTCGTCCCTTTATTCACCGATTAGCCGAAGAGTTCGGACTTAGAGGCTGGGTGAAAAATACCCCAGCTGGGGTGGTTATGGAAGTGGAAGGTGGGAGGAGAAATGTAAGGGAATTTTACGATGAGATTACTTTACGGAAACTTCCTCCAGCTCAGATAAAAGAGAAGAAGATAGTCTATCAGGCTCCTCGCGGCTCTCGGTCTTTCACTATCAGGGAAAGCACTTCCCGTCAAAAAAAGGAAGTACTCATTTCCCCAGATATAGCCTTTTGCCAGGAGTGTCTTAAAGAATTGAAAGACAGTTCTGACCGCCGGCATCAGTATCCTTTCATCAATTGTACCAATTGTGGACCAAGATTTACTATAATCAAAGATTTGCCTTATGACCGTCCTCTTACTACGATGAAAAAATTCCACATGTGCCCTATATGTCAGAATGAGTATGAGGATATATCCCGGAGACGGTACCATGCCCAGCCCAATGCCTGTCCCCAGTGCGGCCCAGAGATAGGACTTATAAAAAGCAAAAAACCTGGAAGGAAGTCAATTGGCTCTGAATATTACCTTAAAGGTCTGGAGGCACTTGAGGCTACTATTGAACTTCTAAAAAAAGGGAAGATTGTGGCAATCAAAGGACTGGGCGGGTTCCATTTGGCCTGCGACGCTACAAATGGTTTTGCCGTAGAGAGACTTCGCCAAAGGAAAGTACGCCCATATAAGCCTTTTGCTATTATGGTTCCAGATATAGAGACGGCGAAGAAATACTGTTTAGTCTCTCAACAAGAGGAGGAGTTACTTTCCGATTGGCAGAAACCCGTTATCCTTCTTAAAAAGAGAGAAGACTCAAAAATCTCTGATTTAGTGGCTCCCAATAACAACTGTCTGGGAGTGATGTTTCCTTATACTCCATTACATTATCTATTGTTTCGTAGCGTTTCTTCTTCTCCTTCCGCTCTGGTGATGACCAGCGCCAATCTCTCAGACCAGCCAATCGAAATTAGTAACCAGGAGGCAATAAATAACCTTTCCCATATTGCAGACTACTTCCTTCTCCATAATCGGGATATCTATAATAGATGTGATGATTCGATTGTGAAAGTATTCTCAGGGGATCCTGTTGTTATCCGTAGAGCCAGGGGCTATGTTCCTTCTCCGGTCGAATTAGACTATAAAGTAGAATCTATACTGGCATGTGGTGCTGAATTAAAAAATACCTTCTGTTTGACCAAAGAGAACTATGCATTTATTAGTCAGTACATAGGGGATCTAAAAGATTATAAAACTCTACAGTACTATGAACAGATGGTCGGGCGGTTTGAGAAACTGTTTGGCATCAGTCCAAAAATAATTGCCCATGATTTCCATCCAGATTATCTTTCTACCCAATACGCCCTGGACATTACCCGTGGAAAGCCTAAAATTATGCGCATTCCAGTTCAGCACCACCACGCGCACATTGTCAGCTGTTTAGTAGAAAACAAGGTGAAAGGAAAAGTTATCGGTGTGGCCTTTGATGGAATTGGCTATGGTCCAGATGGAAATATCTGGGGAGGAGAGTTTTTAGTTGCCGATTGCAGGGATTTCCGGAGAATTGGTCAATTGAAGTATCTTCCCATGCCTGGGGGAGACAGGGCGGTTGATGAGCCCTGGAGAATGGCCGTAAGCCTTCTGGTGGAGGCTTTTGGTAACAGAATTCCCCGTATAGATTTTACAGATAGGTGGAAAAAGAAAATACCAATCATTCTGGGAATGATAGAAAAGAGAGTAAATTCTCCTTTGACTTCAAGTATGGGGAGATTTTTTGATGGGGTTTCTTCTATTCTGGGGATATGTGATGCTAATACTTATGAAGGCCAGGCGGCGCTGGAACTGGAAAGTGTGGCTCAAGACCTATGTAGTTCTTCTGAGAATTTGCTAACTCAAAAGTATAGATATGAAATAAAAGAGGAGAAAGGAACATTCATCGTTGAGCCGGCGTGGATTGTGAGAGGGATTGTTGAAGATTTGCAAAAGAGGGTTCCTGCATCAGTTATCACATATAAATTCCACAATTCGATTGCCGATATAATAAAGGAAGTTAGCTTAAAAATCAAGGAAAGGACAGGCATTGGTAGAGTGGCCCTCTCGGGCGGTGTCTTTCAGAATAGATTACTTTTAGACCTTGCTCTCAGGAAATTGACAGAGCAAGGATTCATATGTTATTATCAGAAGAAAGTACCTCCTAACGACGGAGGAATTTCTCTGGGTCAGGCAATAATAGCTAACGAAATAATTAAAAAACAAATGTAG
- a CDS encoding HypC/HybG/HupF family hydrogenase formation chaperone, translating into MCLAIPAKILKIEDNLAQVDMAGVKRQADIRMVSNVRVGEYILIHAGFAIEKIGEKEAEETLQLLREII; encoded by the coding sequence ATGTGTCTGGCTATTCCGGCAAAGATATTAAAAATAGAAGATAATTTAGCTCAGGTAGATATGGCAGGAGTGAAGAGACAAGCCGATATACGCATGGTAAGTAATGTGAGAGTCGGAGAATACATTTTAATCCATGCTGGATTTGCTATTGAAAAGATTGGAGAGAAAGAAGCAGAGGAAACTCTACAGCTCTTAAGGGAGATAATATGA